A region from the Alphaproteobacteria bacterium genome encodes:
- a CDS encoding copper resistance protein CopC — protein MVKLLTILSIVFCVGIAQGSWACPMLEKANPKVGSVVEISPEVVEIKFSTKIFPDSSTLDVFDPTGHKVNVGKPYGKEGDDTMILTKVNIHTPGRYKVQWNVFCDCGAMTPGEYKFDVGTP, from the coding sequence GTGGTAAAATTACTGACTATTTTATCTATTGTTTTTTGTGTGGGGATAGCCCAGGGTTCCTGGGCATGTCCGATGCTTGAAAAAGCAAATCCCAAAGTGGGAAGCGTGGTAGAAATCTCCCCGGAAGTGGTCGAAATAAAATTCAGTACCAAGATATTCCCCGACTCAAGCACCCTTGATGTATTTGATCCTACTGGCCATAAAGTGAATGTAGGCAAGCCTTATGGGAAAGAGGGTGATGATACGATGATCCTTACCAAAGTTAACATCCACACTCCCGGGCGCTATAAAGTGCAATGGAATGTTTTTTGCGATTGCGGTGCGATGACACCTGGCGAATATAAGTTTGATGTGGGAACACCCTAA